The following are encoded in a window of Bos indicus isolate NIAB-ARS_2022 breed Sahiwal x Tharparkar chromosome 7, NIAB-ARS_B.indTharparkar_mat_pri_1.0, whole genome shotgun sequence genomic DNA:
- the PLK5 gene encoding inactive serine/threonine-protein kinase PLK5 isoform X1, which yields MDPRPRRRRRSCCPLVSVFLRDPSSGRVYRRGKLIGKGAFSRCYKLTDMSTSAVFALKVVPHGGGGAARLRARCKVEREIALHSRLRHRNIVAFHAHFADRDHVYMVLEYCSRQSLAHVLQARQTLTEPEVRYYLRGLVSGLSYLHQRRIVHRDLKLSNFFLNKNMEVKIGDLGLATKIGPGGRCHRVLCGTPNFLAPEVVSRNGHSCQSDIWALGCIMYMVLTGVPPFVAAPLSEMYQNIRDGRYPEPAHLSANARRLIARLLAPNPAERPSLDHLLQDDFFTQGFTPDRLPPHCCHSPPIFAIPQPLGRLFRKVGRLLLPQCRAPCPLASQEASGPGEDGSDPDSMEWGSEDSLLESGALCPRGPHPAAGPGDPPECPSGTRGESKAGGRGSHQEPAALPGFGPPR from the exons ATGGATCCccggccgcggcggcggcggcgcagtTGCTGCCCGCTGGTCTCCGTCTTCCTGCGCGACCCAAGCTCGGGGCGCGTGTACAGGCGCGGGAAGCTGATCGGCAAG ggcgCCTTCAGCCGCTGCTACAAGCTGACCGACATGTCCACCAGCGCTGTGTTCGCGCTCAAAGTGGTGCCTCACGGAGGGGGCGGGGCTGCGCGGCTACGCGCCCGCTGCAAG GTGGAACGCGAGATCGCTCTGCACAGCCGCCTGCGACATCGCAATATCGTGGCCTTCCACGCCCACTTCGCTGACCGGGACCACGTATACATGGTGTTGGAATACTGCAGTCGCCAG TCGCTGGCCCACGTGCTGCAGGCACGGCAGACGCTGACGGAGCCCGAGGTGCGCTACTATCTTCGAGGCCTGGTCAGCGGCCTGAGCTACCTGCACCAGCGGCGCATCGTCCACCGGGACCTGAAGCTCA GTAACTTCTTCCTGAACAAGAACATGGAGGTGAAGATCGGAGACCTGGGGCTGGCCACCAAGATAGGGCCAGGGGGCCGCTGCCACAG AGTGCTCTGCGGGACCCCAAACTTCCTGGCTCCAGAGGTAGTGTCCAGAAACGGACATTCCTGCCAGTCGGACATCTGGGCTCTGGGCTGCATCAT GTACATGGTGCTGACTGGCGTCCCTCCTTTCGTGGCGGCTCCCCTGTCGGAGATGTACCAGAACATCCGAGATGGCCGCTACCCCGAGCCTGCACACCTGTCTGCCAACGCGCGCCGCCTCATCGCCCGCCTGCTGGCCCCCAACCCGGCCGAGCGGCCCAGCCTGGACCACCTGCTGCAGGATGACTTTTTCACTCAG GGCTTCACCCCGGACCGGCTGCCACCCCACTGCTGCCACAGCCCACCCATCTTCGCCATCCCCCAGCCTCTGGGCAGACTTTTCCGAAAGGTGGGCCGGCTGCTACTGCCCCAGTGCCGGGCGCCCT GCCCCTTGGCTTCTCAGGAGGCCTCAGGTCCTGGAGAAGATGGTTCAGACCCTGACTCCATGGAGTGGGGCAGTGAG GACTCCCTGTTGGAGAGTGGGGCTCTGTGCCCCCGAGGTCCCCATCCAGCTGCTGGCCCAGGGGACCCTCCAGAGTGCCCCAGCGG GACCCGAGGGGAGTCCAAGGCAGGGGGTAGAGGCAGCCATCAGGAACCTGCAGCTCTACCTGGATTCGGGCCCCCCAGGTAG
- the PLK5 gene encoding inactive serine/threonine-protein kinase PLK5 isoform X2: MDPRPRRRRRSCCPLVSVFLRDPSSGRVYRRGKLIGKGAFSRCYKLTDMSTSAVFALKVVPHGGGGAARLRARCKVEREIALHSRLRHRNIVAFHAHFADRDHVYMVLEYCSRQSLAHVLQARQTLTEPEVRYYLRGLVSGLSYLHQRRIVHRDLKLSNFFLNKNMEVKIGDLGLATKIGPGGRCHRYMVLTGVPPFVAAPLSEMYQNIRDGRYPEPAHLSANARRLIARLLAPNPAERPSLDHLLQDDFFTQGFTPDRLPPHCCHSPPIFAIPQPLGRLFRKVGRLLLPQCRAPCPLASQEASGPGEDGSDPDSMEWGSEDSLLESGALCPRGPHPAAGPGDPPECPSGTRGESKAGGRGSHQEPAALPGFGPPR, translated from the exons ATGGATCCccggccgcggcggcggcggcgcagtTGCTGCCCGCTGGTCTCCGTCTTCCTGCGCGACCCAAGCTCGGGGCGCGTGTACAGGCGCGGGAAGCTGATCGGCAAG ggcgCCTTCAGCCGCTGCTACAAGCTGACCGACATGTCCACCAGCGCTGTGTTCGCGCTCAAAGTGGTGCCTCACGGAGGGGGCGGGGCTGCGCGGCTACGCGCCCGCTGCAAG GTGGAACGCGAGATCGCTCTGCACAGCCGCCTGCGACATCGCAATATCGTGGCCTTCCACGCCCACTTCGCTGACCGGGACCACGTATACATGGTGTTGGAATACTGCAGTCGCCAG TCGCTGGCCCACGTGCTGCAGGCACGGCAGACGCTGACGGAGCCCGAGGTGCGCTACTATCTTCGAGGCCTGGTCAGCGGCCTGAGCTACCTGCACCAGCGGCGCATCGTCCACCGGGACCTGAAGCTCA GTAACTTCTTCCTGAACAAGAACATGGAGGTGAAGATCGGAGACCTGGGGCTGGCCACCAAGATAGGGCCAGGGGGCCGCTGCCACAG GTACATGGTGCTGACTGGCGTCCCTCCTTTCGTGGCGGCTCCCCTGTCGGAGATGTACCAGAACATCCGAGATGGCCGCTACCCCGAGCCTGCACACCTGTCTGCCAACGCGCGCCGCCTCATCGCCCGCCTGCTGGCCCCCAACCCGGCCGAGCGGCCCAGCCTGGACCACCTGCTGCAGGATGACTTTTTCACTCAG GGCTTCACCCCGGACCGGCTGCCACCCCACTGCTGCCACAGCCCACCCATCTTCGCCATCCCCCAGCCTCTGGGCAGACTTTTCCGAAAGGTGGGCCGGCTGCTACTGCCCCAGTGCCGGGCGCCCT GCCCCTTGGCTTCTCAGGAGGCCTCAGGTCCTGGAGAAGATGGTTCAGACCCTGACTCCATGGAGTGGGGCAGTGAG GACTCCCTGTTGGAGAGTGGGGCTCTGTGCCCCCGAGGTCCCCATCCAGCTGCTGGCCCAGGGGACCCTCCAGAGTGCCCCAGCGG GACCCGAGGGGAGTCCAAGGCAGGGGGTAGAGGCAGCCATCAGGAACCTGCAGCTCTACCTGGATTCGGGCCCCCCAGGTAG